The Gadus morhua chromosome 10, gadMor3.0, whole genome shotgun sequence genome segment atgccaCTTTCTCCATTCCATTATTAACAGAAattacaacacacaaacaggagagGAATCAACCCTTCATTGGATTTGTTCAATTATGATTTAAAGAAAGTTTTCAAAGTAAGACATTAAGATATCCTAATCATGCAGAGCTCAGCGAGTTCTTCAGGCATACAAAAGGATCacagaggaggaaaaaaaacatatttgactGCTTACAGTTGTGTTTTATATCAATGCTCAATAAAACAGTCCACGGCAACATTCAATCAAACAGCTTTTCGGCCCCATGTGGTAATATCACATGATTTGAAAGAACATGTAACATATTCCTTTTATTGATTTCACGTTAAGTACAAAAGATGAGGCCTGGAAACATGTTAAGGGCTCCACTCAGGTGTCCACATAGCAGGAATGCACCGCATCTGGCCTCACCTTCAGACTGGAAGCCTGTCTGCACTGACACCTCTTAGGGTGTTATTTAGGTATACTGCGCTTCTCTCCTTCTGCGTGTGAGGGTCTAGATTCTTCCTTAATGCAGGTTCCAACCCGGCCTACGACTATGTAGCTAGGCAGGAGACCGTAGGTGGAAGGGAAAACAGGCCGACTGAGACGTGCATGTGCGTACGTACGCCTGCTGACCTTGTAATACATGATCGCATCGCTtaaaagaaggagaagaggagtaaCAGTTTCTAGCAATGGTCAAATACAGGTGAAGGTGATGCTGGCATCAGATTCAACCCTGAAATCCGCTGTTTTAACACTGGTATCCCATCGCCAGCTAGGCTGACTGTGGCAATAGATGAGAGGGACTCAAAGCTGTTGATCTTTCCTAAAACCACTACCGTCTGTTTTGGTTCAGCTAGCTGTAGCCCGGGCAGTTTTaactgtgcctgtgtgtacgcATACGGTTAACAGGTTATGCCGCATGGCACCAACGATGCATGGTGATCCGATTCAGAATGGACAGCGACCAGCTTGGTGACCATGTGACCTTTGGGGGCTTCTATAGGAACCATACATTCTGCGATCAACCTGGACGACTGCACAGTAGGAAGATAATTGATGGATCGTTGTAATGACCTGCGACGAACAAGTGCCCTGTTAAAGTACTGAAGACAGAAGGACAGCCCCGTCTGGAGTGTGtgcgcaaacatgcacacgcgcacgccacacgcacaaatgcacgcaaGCACATACTGCCAGAGCGAAACATAATCCATTATTACTTAGTAGTGCAAAAGGATGTATGTGCTGCATTTCAATACTTGCCAGGCCaatatgacatatatataaGATTCATATTTCATTTTATACGACTGGTTCTATGTTTTGCCAATATAGTTTCTCTTTCGACCGCTCTTGCCAAGCCAGTTGCCTTGTATGTGCAAATAGACTTGTATTTCATGAGAAATGACACACATCAGATTCTGATGAAACTAACTTCCACAGCTAGATTAGAGGAGGGGTCCCTGTCACGCTTACCTCAGGCGATCCCTCAGAGTCACCAAATATCTCAGCAAAGTCTGTTGGACTTTTTCTCAGGGTCTGGTCGGCAGGCAGTGTGTTGTCATTGTAAGACGTGGCAAACTTAAAGTCGCTGGTTCTAGAGCCCGTGGTTAAGTAGCCGTCATAGTTGTAGGCGCTGCGCAGGGTGGCCATGCCGTCCACCTCGGCGTAATGAGGGGGCAGATAAGCGCTGGGGATAGCGACGGCTCCATCAAACAACAGTCTGGGCTTTCTGCTGCGACAGAACCTCAAACTCAGGATGAGAACCAAGAAGGTCAGGAAAAAGGTGGAGACGCACACCAGCGCAATAATCAGATAAAATGTCACTGTAGAATCACTCTCCTCTGTGTGATGGTTAAAATCTGCCACTTCTGCCAAGTCGTCAGAAATAAGGAAATACACCACACATGTggcggagagaggagtgggCCCGTTATCGTTCACAGAGACAACGAGGTTCTGTTTCATGCTGTCGCTTTCTGAAATGTCCCTCTGGGTCCTGATCTCTCCACTGTGGAGACCGATAGTAAAGAGTCCCGGGTCAGTGGACTGAATGATACGATAGGACAGCCAGGCGTTCTGTCCAGCGTCTCCGTCCACTGCAATCACCTTGGAGACTAGAGAACCTCCGTGTGTCGCCTTGGGGACCAGCTCGGTCTTAAAATCATTTCCTTCAGATGTTGGGTAAAGTATCTGAGGAGTATTGTCGTTCACATCCGTTATGTAGACACTGACCGTCACAATGCTGCTGAGTGGAGGAGAACCGTTGTCTCTAGCCATCACCTGGAACGTAAAGCTCCTGAATAGTTCATAATCCAAAGACTTAAAGGCCTGGATGACCCCCGTGTCTCCGTTTACAGATACATACAGGGACACTGGGGAACTGTTGACTTCACTGGGTAAAAGAGAATACACCACGGTGCCATTTTGTCTCCAGTCTGGGTCTCTAGCGGACACTGAACACAGAGTAGAGCCTGGTTGGATGTTTTCAGCAACATAGGCGCTGTAGGACGCTTCATCAAACAGAGGCGGGTTGTCGTTGACATCGGCTACTGTTAGCTGAATGATTTTAGAGGAGGTCAAAGGGGGAGATCCCTCATCTGTGGCCATAATGGTGATATTATAATCTGACACTAGTTCACGGTCCAGACCACTTGTGGTTACCAATGAGTAGTAATTCTTAATCGATGGAACAAGTTTAAAGGGGAGGTTAAGTTGGATGGAGCATCGGACCTGTCTATTCTTCTCAGAGTCTCTGTCCTGCACGTTAATTATCGCAACCTCGGTGCCTTGTGGTACGTTCTCTAATATGGGGAACGTGAGAGACTTAATATGTATCACGGGTGCGTTGTCATTCACGTCCATAACATTAATTATTACATTCGTGTAGGACGATAGTCCCAAACCATCTTTGGCTTTGATGCGTAATTCAAAAGACTTGTCAATTTCGAAGTCGATAGCCCCAATTACTAGTATATCACCCGTTTTGCGGTCAATACTAAATCTATTTTTCACGTCGTCTGGAACGTGTCCGAAGTCGTACGTCACCTCTCCGTTTATCCCAGCATCCGCATCAGTCGCGTGTACAGTAACCACAACAGTATCTAATGGAACGTTTTCCTGAACACTGGCTTCATAAACAGACTTACTAAACACTGGGGCGTTATCATTTGCATCCAGTACAGTGACGTGTATACCCACTGTACCAGATTTAGGGGGAGAACCCCCATCCATAGCAGTTAAAATCAAATTGATTGCCTCTTTATTTTCACGATCCAGCTCTTTGTCAAGAACGAGTTCGACCGTGTTTCCATCAACCGACAATTTAAAATGTTCATTCTCTCTTAAGCTGTACCGCTGGACTGAGTTCTGTCCCACATCTGCATCCCGCGCCTCCTCTATTAGGAAGCGGGCTCCACGGTCAGCAGATTCTTGAATCTCTATTTTGACCAGATCTTCGTTGAATAACGGAGAGTTATCGTTGACATCTTGAACGTGAAGACTAATACGATGGAGCTCCATCGGGCTCTCCAGGACTAGTTCTTGTTTCATGACGCACGACGCCTTGTCACCACAAAGAGCCTCTCTGTCGATCCTCTCAGAAACAATCAAATCTCCGGTGCTCAGGTTTATATCACAATAGCGTTTAGAGTTGTCCTCTGTGTCAATGCGTGCCTTTCTTAAAGAGAGTTTGCCTGTCGCCAGCCCAATATCCTTGACAATATTTCCAATTACAGATCCACGCTTTATTTCCTCTGGAAGAGAATAGCTTACGTCCCCAATCGCAAAATGCATCCAGAAAACAAAGAAAGCGACAATGCCCGTCTGAGAAACACTCCTCTTCCTTTTCAACGCCATAACAACGCGTCGGTTAGAATACGCCCGTCTCAGATTCACAGCAATGCAGCGTCTAAAGCTAAACGTGTTGTTGTATCAGCATCTACTGAAATACCAGTATTGTTGCACCAAAGCACATACTGGTCTGAACGACGAAGAGCAGGAACCTTTGTACACTTCTTCTCCTAGTGGGTGCGGAGAGAAGATGACATTCTCCATTACTGGCTACATAGCGACACCTTGAGTTTAAAGAGCAACACTTCATATGCAGCTACACGAAAAGCATGTAGCGATTTCGAAATACTGCATTGAAAGGTTTTGTATTTCACCCATTATTAACTGACTTAATTCAAATTTGAGCGATTAATGGAGTCTTAAACACTATAATGACATGTGAAAGTATATTCCTGCTCGTTCTCCCATGTTAAGATGAGATCCTACTGTTAATGTAGGCTACAACTAAACAGGAAACATTAGTATTTCTTGACGTAGTCCAGTGTAGTTTACTTTTCAGTATAGCAGTCTGATGTGTTGTCCACTTAATATACTTACTTCAGAATGTTTTCCAAACGAGTTAAAACTATGttggattttttatttataggtAGTGTGTCATAAGAAACAAAACCACACTTGGAACACATTAACACTTAAACACTATCCAGTAAAGGTGTACTAAAATAAACAACTATTGATTAACAAACAATGTGCAAATCCTTATTTGGGAAAACAATGcatataatttataaaacaTCAGGATTACATAAATTTGAATCTGCTATTAATTTTTGCAGAACTGTAATGATTGTCTATGGATTATATTCTCTCTAAAATGTCTAGTATTCAAGTTATCATCAATATATGTATTTGTTGCTCCGAAGGAACATGGATAGAGGTACATTCATCAATCTCCACATATAGTAATCAGGGAAATATCCTGGCTGGATTAAAACCATTCTGGCAAATGTTGTTATCAAACGTAACAGCAATCAGAAATTATGGTATGTAACATGAAATAGTAAAAAAGCTAACATCTGGTGAATGTAAATCTTATTCAAACATTCAATTCCAGACATTGATGGATAGTATAGCCTTCAGATATCAATtacattctttttttgtttgagacacatataatgcatagatgcaatgtCTGCAACTTGCAGACATTGAGAAGCTTCCATACCAAACAAAATCACCTTTCACAGGGGTTATAAAGTATGTTATGAAacacatctgacagattatttATCCTTCCAAGCTGTCACCATGTACCTATGGGGTCAGTGAAGCCAACATACTATGACTTAACGTTCTCTCTGTATGTATCAGGCCTAACCTCATGTGAACAACATGCTACAGAACACTGAACAAACTACAATAGATCTAGGTTACAACCggttcagcaccatggacagggACCTACAACACTCATCCATCTACATTAAGCCTCAGCCCTGTGTCTTTGGAGAAGGGAAGTAGCAGGGGAACCCtggagcaaacacacaaaacaccatTTAGAATGCATGCTAGGAATACAACACGTAATTGCACCACAAATTCATagtgtttctctctttcaccaTGATGTCCAACCTCACATCGTGGAACACAGAGGTGATGGAGGTAGAGGGATGGAAAAGAATGATGGATTGGTTGAACAAAAAGTGAAAAAGTGCAGTATATGTTATTTCATGATGTCAGAGATGTTCTGCATGAGATAAACACCTTTAAACAAATGTATATCCTCTCGTAGAGAACCATCCTGAACACGAAGGGGTCGAACACTTTAAAATACTCTTTAATACCATCCAACCTCTACTCCTGGTGGTTAGATCTCTCCTTATAGCCATGAAGGCATGATAACAAGATCAAATTAACCAGAAGTCATAGGTCTGCACAATGCATAGTCCAATAGGTTTTGATATATGAACTCCCTTTTTCAGCCAGCAGCATTgagggatagatagatggaaCAAAATGAGGTACAATGAAATAATCTCTGCAACTAAACACCATTAGAAACCAatcaaaaatatgtaaaaaccTCGAGCACATTTCTCCCTTCAACCGAGCCACAATGTGGTAGTCAACAACATAGACCATAAGCGCAGCGTCATGCTTAGGGAATCAAACCATGTGAAACAAACTTCCACAGCTAGATTAGAGGAGGGGTCCCTGTCACGCTTACCTCAGGCGATCCCTCAGAGTCACCAAATATCTCAGCATAGTCTGTTGGACTTTTTCTCAGGGTCTGGTCGGCAGGCAGCGTGTTGTCATTGTAAGACGTGGCAAACTTAAAGTCGCTGGTTCTAGAGCCCGTGGTTAAGTAGCCGTCATAGTTGTAGGCGCTGCGCAGGGTGGCCATGCCGTCCACCTCGGCGTAATGAGGGGGCAGATAAGCACTGGGGATAGCGACGGCTCCATCAAACAACAGTCTGGGCTTTCTGCTGCGACAGAACCTCACACTCAGGATGAGAACCAAGAAGGTCAGGAAAAAGGTGGAGACGCACACCAGCGCAATAATCAGATAAAATGTCACTGTAGATTCACTCTCCTCTGTGTGATGGTTAAACTCTGCCACTTCTGCCAAGTCGTCAGAAATAAGGAAATACACCACACATGTggcggagagaggagtgggCCCGTTATCGTTCACAGAGACAACGAGGTTCTGTTTCATGCTGTCGCTTTCTGAAATGTCCCTCTGGGTCCTGATCTCTCCACTGTGGAGACCGATAGTAAAGAGTCCCGGGTCGGTGGACTGAATGATACGATAGGACAGCCAGGCGTTC includes the following:
- the LOC115552155 gene encoding protocadherin gamma-A4 isoform X48, with product MALKRKRSVSQTGIVAFFVFWMHFAIGDVSYSLPEEIKRGSVIGNIVKDIGLATGKLSLRKARIDTEDNSKRYCDINLSTGDLIVSERIDREALCGDKASCVMKQELVLESPMELHRISLHVQDVNDNSPLFNEDLVKIEIQESADRGARFLIEEARDADVGQNSVQRYSLRENEHFKLSVDGNTVELVLDKELDRENKEAINLILTAMDGGSPPKSGTVGIHVTVLDANDNAPVFSKSVYEASVQENVPLDTVVVTVHATDADAGINGEVTYDFGHVPDDVKNRFSIDRKTGDILVIGAIDFEIDKSFELRIKAKDGLGLSSYTNVIINVMDVNDNAPVIHIKSLTFPILENVPQGTEVAIINVQDRDSEKNRQVRCSIQLNLPFKLVPSIKNYYSLVTTSGLDRELVSDYNITIMATDEGSPPLTSSKIIQLTVADVNDNPPLFDEASYSAYVAENIQPGSTLCSVSARDPDWRQNGTVVYSLLPSEVNSSPVSLYVSVNGDTGVIQAFKSLDYELFRSFTFQVMARDNGSPPLSSIVTVSVYITDVNDNTPQILYPTSEGNDFKTELVPKATHGGSLVSKVIAVDGDAGQNAWLSYRIIQSTDPGLFTIGLHSGEIRTQRDISESDSMKQNLVVSVNDNGPTPLSATCVVYFLISDDLAEVADFNHHTEESDSTVTFYLIIALVCVSTFFLTFLVLILSLRFCRSRKPRLLFDGAVAIPSAYLPPHYAEVDGMATLRSAYNYDGYLTTGSRTSDFKFATSYNDNTLPADQTLRKSPTDFAEIFGDSEGSPEQKPPNNDWRFTQGPRPGPSGAAGGPEVAMGTGPWPQPPTEAEQLQALMAAANEVSEATGTLGPGTMGLSTRYSPQFTLQHVPDYRQNVYIPGSTATLTSNPQQQLMQQQQQQQQQQQQQQQQQQQQQQQQQQQQQQQAAAQQAPQQALPPSQASAQVEPPKAAQTPASKKKSTKKEKK
- the LOC115552155 gene encoding protocadherin gamma-A4 isoform X38; translation: MALKRKRSVSQTGIVAFFVFWMHFAIGDVSYSLPEEIKRGSVIGNIVKDIGLATGKLSLRKARIDTEDNSKRYCDINLSTGDLIVSERIDREALCGDKASCVMKQELVLESPMELHRISLHVQDVNDNSPLFNEDLVKIEIQESADRGARFLIEEARDADVGQNSVQRYSLRENEHFKLSVDGNTVELVLDKELDRENKEAINLILTAMDGGSPPKSGTVGIHVTVLDANDNAPVFSKSVYEASVQENVPLDTVVVTVHATDADAGINGEVTYDFGHVPDDVKNRFSIDRKTGDILVIGAIDFEIDKSFELRIKAKDGLGLSSYTNVIINVMDVNDNAPVIHIKSLTFPILENVPQGTEVAIINVQDRDSEKNRQVRCSIQLNLPFKLVPSIKNYYSLVTTSGLDRELVSDYNITIMATDEGSPPLTSSKIIQLTVADVNDNPPLFDEASYSAYVAENIQPGSTLCSVSARDPDWRQNGTVVYSLLPSEVNSSPVSLYVSVNGDTGVIQAFKSLDYELFRSFTFQVMARDNGSPPLSSIVTVSVYITDVNDNTPQILYPTSEGNDFKTELVPKATHGGSLVSKVIAVDGDAGQNAWLSYRIIQSTDPGLFTIGLHSGEIRTQRDISESDSMKQNLVVSVNDNGPTPLSATCVVYFLISDDLAEVADFNHHTEESDSTVTFYLIIALVCVSTFFLTFLVLILSLRFCRSRKPRLLFDGAVAIPSAYLPPHYAEVDGMATLRSAYNYDGYLTTGSRTSDFKFATSYNDNTLPADQTLRKSPTDFAEIFGDSEGSPEQKPPNNDWRFTQGPRPGPSGPQMPYATHIRWTTKDGTRAAGGPEVAMGTGPWPQPPTEAEQLQALMAAANEVSEATGTLGPGTMGLSTRYSPQFTLQHVPDYRQNVYIPGSTATLTSNPQQQLMQQQQQQQQQQQQQQQQQQQQQQQQQQQQQQQAAAQQAPQQALPPSQASAQVEPPKAAQTPASKKKSTKKEKK
- the LOC115552155 gene encoding protocadherin gamma-A4 isoform X49 — encoded protein: MALKRKRSVSQTGIVAFFVFWMHFAIGDVSYSLPEEIKRGSVIGNIVKDIGLATGKLSLRKARIDTEDNSKRYCDINLSTGDLIVSERIDREALCGDKASCVMKQELVLESPMELHRISLHVQDVNDNSPLFNEDLVKIEIQESADRGARFLIEEARDADVGQNSVQRYSLRENEHFKLSVDGNTVELVLDKELDRENKEAINLILTAMDGGSPPKSGTVGIHVTVLDANDNAPVFSKSVYEASVQENVPLDTVVVTVHATDADAGINGEVTYDFGHVPDDVKNRFSIDRKTGDILVIGAIDFEIDKSFELRIKAKDGLGLSSYTNVIINVMDVNDNAPVIHIKSLTFPILENVPQGTEVAIINVQDRDSEKNRQVRCSIQLNLPFKLVPSIKNYYSLVTTSGLDRELVSDYNITIMATDEGSPPLTSSKIIQLTVADVNDNPPLFDEASYSAYVAENIQPGSTLCSVSARDPDWRQNGTVVYSLLPSEVNSSPVSLYVSVNGDTGVIQAFKSLDYELFRSFTFQVMARDNGSPPLSSIVTVSVYITDVNDNTPQILYPTSEGNDFKTELVPKATHGGSLVSKVIAVDGDAGQNAWLSYRIIQSTDPGLFTIGLHSGEIRTQRDISESDSMKQNLVVSVNDNGPTPLSATCVVYFLISDDLAEVADFNHHTEESDSTVTFYLIIALVCVSTFFLTFLVLILSLRFCRSRKPRLLFDGAVAIPSAYLPPHYAEVDGMATLRSAYNYDGYLTTGSRTSDFKFATSYNDNTLPADQTLRKSPTDFAEIFGDSEGSPEQKPPNNDWRFTQGPRPGPSGAAGGPEVAMGTGPWPQPPTEAEQLQALMAAANVSEATGTLGPGTMGLSTRYSPQFTLQHVPDYRQNVYIPGSTATLTSNPQQQLMQQQQQQQQQQQQQQQQQQQQQQQQQQQQQQQAAAQQAPQQALPPSQASAQVEPPKAAQTPASKKKSTKKEKK